A region from the Sulfurivermis fontis genome encodes:
- the argF gene encoding ornithine carbamoyltransferase, with translation MAVRHFLTLQDASKAELKQLLRRAGELKAMQQAGEIYQPLKGKVMGMVFEKSSTRTRVSFEVAMVQFGGHAIFLSPRDTQLGRGEPIEDTARVLSRMVDVVMIRTYAHEQIVRFAAHSRVPVINGLTDSFHPCQMLADMQTYQEHRGDIEGRTVAWIGDGNNMCNSYIEGARQFGYRLHISTPPGYEPDAQILAAAGDSVQLFSDPLAAAQGADLVTTDVWASMGMEEEQQQRLRDFAAWQVNDAIMAAARPDALFLHCLPAHRGEEVAASVIDGPNSQVWDQAENRLHAQKALLEFLLLSR, from the coding sequence ATGGCTGTACGACACTTTCTCACCCTGCAGGACGCCAGCAAGGCCGAGCTGAAACAGCTGCTGCGCCGCGCCGGCGAACTGAAGGCCATGCAGCAGGCCGGCGAAATATACCAGCCGCTCAAGGGCAAGGTGATGGGTATGGTGTTCGAGAAGTCCTCGACCCGTACCCGCGTCTCCTTTGAAGTCGCCATGGTGCAATTCGGTGGCCATGCCATCTTTCTTTCGCCGCGCGACACCCAGCTCGGCCGCGGCGAACCCATCGAGGACACCGCGCGCGTGCTCTCGCGCATGGTCGATGTGGTGATGATCCGCACCTACGCCCACGAACAGATCGTGCGTTTCGCCGCCCACTCACGCGTGCCGGTAATCAACGGCCTCACCGACTCGTTCCATCCCTGCCAGATGCTGGCCGACATGCAGACCTATCAGGAACATCGCGGCGACATCGAGGGCAGGACCGTGGCCTGGATCGGCGACGGCAACAATATGTGCAACTCCTACATCGAGGGTGCGCGCCAGTTCGGCTATCGCCTGCACATCTCCACGCCGCCGGGCTACGAGCCGGACGCGCAGATCCTCGCCGCCGCCGGTGACAGCGTGCAGTTGTTCAGCGATCCGCTTGCGGCGGCACAGGGCGCCGATCTGGTCACCACCGACGTCTGGGCCAGCATGGGCATGGAGGAAGAGCAGCAGCAGCGCCTGCGCGACTTCGCCGCCTGGCAGGTGAATGATGCCATCATGGCGGCCGCCAGGCCCGATGCCCTGTTCCTGCACTGCCTGCCCGCCCACCGCGGCGAGGAAGTGGCGGCCTCGGTCATCGACGGCCCCAACAGCCAGGTGTGGGACCAGGCGGAAAACCGCCTGCACGCACAGAAGGCCTTGCTGGAATTCCTGCTGCTATCGCGCTAG
- a CDS encoding DUF5615 family PIN-like protein — MSGTPWETIVGHGRFNRTGILMAEPRFLCDEMLQRLGRWLRAAGYDTAIATAGADDGELARQAVAEERWLLTRDREMARLRNGDGRVVWLAENALPEQIAAVTQRFAIGWLSRPFSRCLDCNTPLIPARPEQYAQLPQGALLTSPQAWFCPRCDKLYWEGSHLRRMRHTLENFARGDWVIATD; from the coding sequence ATGTCCGGCACGCCATGGGAAACCATCGTCGGGCATGGCCGCTTCAATCGGACAGGGATACTGATGGCCGAGCCACGCTTTCTCTGCGATGAAATGCTGCAGCGCCTGGGACGCTGGCTGCGTGCCGCGGGCTATGACACGGCCATCGCCACGGCGGGGGCGGATGACGGCGAACTGGCGCGGCAGGCGGTGGCCGAGGAGCGCTGGCTGCTGACCCGCGACCGGGAGATGGCGCGCCTGCGCAATGGCGATGGCCGGGTGGTCTGGCTGGCGGAGAATGCGTTGCCGGAACAGATTGCCGCCGTGACGCAACGCTTTGCCATCGGCTGGCTGTCCCGTCCCTTTTCCCGCTGTCTGGACTGCAATACCCCCCTCATCCCGGCGCGCCCGGAACAGTATGCGCAGTTGCCGCAAGGGGCGTTGCTGACATCGCCGCAGGCCTGGTTTTGCCCCCGTTGCGACAAGCTCTACTGGGAGGGCAGCCACCTGCGGCGCATGCGCCACACGCTGGAGAATTTCGCCCGCGGTGACTGGGTCATCGCCACCGACTGA
- a CDS encoding tetratricopeptide repeat protein — protein MKSRLLLFTLALVTGVALAGPLEDGFAAFKAKDYARALQLWQPLAQEGNADAQYNLGLLYHKGWGVARDVKQAHEWYTRAANQGNTDAMYNLGVMYVSGDGVFRSDRQALSLFEHAAARGHLPAMYNLGVMYAYGLGTGQDAAKAIELWTQAADRGLDEARAALVQAYEQGLTGLAPDPARAKQWRNPN, from the coding sequence ATGAAATCACGCCTTCTCCTGTTCACCCTAGCCCTTGTTACTGGTGTCGCTCTGGCCGGCCCGCTGGAGGACGGCTTCGCCGCCTTCAAGGCGAAGGATTACGCCAGGGCCCTGCAACTATGGCAGCCGCTGGCGCAGGAGGGCAATGCCGACGCGCAGTACAACCTGGGCCTGCTGTACCACAAGGGCTGGGGCGTGGCGCGCGATGTGAAGCAGGCGCACGAGTGGTACACCCGGGCGGCCAACCAGGGGAATACCGACGCCATGTACAACCTCGGCGTGATGTATGTTTCCGGTGACGGCGTGTTCCGCAGCGACCGCCAGGCCCTGTCGCTGTTCGAGCACGCGGCGGCGCGCGGCCACCTGCCGGCGATGTACAACCTGGGCGTGATGTATGCCTACGGCCTCGGCACCGGGCAGGATGCAGCGAAGGCCATCGAACTGTGGACCCAGGCCGCCGACCGGGGTCTGGACGAGGCCCGCGCCGCGCTGGTGCAGGCCTACGAACAGGGTCTCACCGGCCTGGCGCCCGATCCGGCCAGGGCGAAGCAGTGGCGCAACCCGAACTGA
- a CDS encoding ABC transporter ATP-binding protein: MESSNTPAVFEAHGVTKTYQMGEVEVQALRGVDLELYKGEFVVMLGPSGSGKSTLLNILGGLDVPTSGTVRYQDHDLSVYNDSSLTRYRREHVGFVFQFYNLIPSLTARENVALVTEIAARPMAPEEALRLVGLGDRLDHFPAQLSGGEQQRVAIARAIAKNPAVLLCDEPTGALDVTTGIVVLEAISRINRELGTTTVVITHNSDIAAIADRIIHISDGRVASVEHNARKVSPQELHW, from the coding sequence ATGGAATCTTCGAATACCCCCGCCGTCTTCGAGGCGCACGGCGTCACCAAGACCTACCAGATGGGCGAGGTCGAGGTGCAGGCGCTGCGCGGCGTCGATCTCGAACTCTACAAGGGCGAGTTCGTGGTGATGCTCGGCCCCTCCGGCAGCGGCAAGTCCACCCTGCTCAACATCCTCGGCGGCCTCGACGTCCCCACCAGCGGCACGGTGCGCTATCAGGACCATGACCTCTCCGTCTACAACGACAGCTCCCTGACCCGCTACCGCCGCGAGCATGTCGGTTTCGTGTTCCAGTTCTACAATCTGATCCCCTCGCTCACCGCGCGCGAGAACGTGGCGCTGGTGACGGAGATCGCCGCGCGCCCGATGGCGCCGGAAGAGGCACTGCGCCTGGTCGGTCTGGGCGATCGGCTGGATCACTTCCCGGCCCAGCTCTCCGGCGGCGAACAGCAGCGCGTCGCCATCGCCCGCGCCATCGCCAAAAACCCCGCCGTGCTGCTGTGCGACGAACCCACCGGCGCGCTGGACGTCACCACCGGCATCGTGGTGCTGGAGGCGATCAGCCGCATCAACCGGGAGCTCGGCACCACCACCGTGGTGATCACCCACAACAGCGACATCGCCGCCATCGCCGATCGCATCATCCACATCAGCGACGGCCGCGTCGCCAGCGTCGAGCACAACGCCCGCAAGGTCTCGCCGCAGGAGCTGCACTGGTAG
- a CDS encoding ABC transporter permease, with amino-acid sequence MTALDRKLWRDLWQLRAQMFAIMLVMACGVATYIMFSSTLDSLQESRNDYYLDYRFADAFVNLKRAPQAVGERLAEIPGVKIADTRVTAWGSVDLPDFPETITALLTSLPDDGPALLNDLYLREGRSIEPGNDDEVVIDHSFATAHGLHPGDELPVIIKGKRRVLTIVGTAMSPEHIYQLRPGAFFPDELRYAVMWMARTPLGYAYEMKGAFNNVAFRLDGSRSVEEVIDHVDDVLAPYGGLGAYARADQLSHKFLSEEFKQLDTITNIFPVIFLGVAAFLLNIVVNRLVTTQREQVAVLKAFGYSNAAIALHYIKLVLVVVAVAVLVGVVAGVWLGRGLSSIYLGFYRLPYLMFVLRPVLVTNATLFTAAAASLGTLLAVRAAARLRPAQAMSPEPPARYRETLFERIGFKHALAQPTRMIFRHIGHRPFKSALTVLGIALAGAITTTGLFQGDTVGYMMDIQYNVASREDMSLSFTEPSSDRALYELASLPGVEHGEIFRNVPVLLRHEHRSHRTSIRGVESGNQVKRLLDVELRPIPIPADGVLLTDYLGQMLGVQRGDTLTVEVLEGNRRSYQVQVAGLVKEYLGTFAYMDITALNQLLQEGRAISGVWLAVDAEAYADLHSRFKGTPRVASVVERTQDMENFTRIMEETMLYIAFISTVFSCIIAVGVVYNSARIILTERSRELASLRVLGFTRGEISYILLGELALLTVTALPLGLWLGYALCGYIASTLQNELYRVPLIIDTETYAFSAAVVVAATAISALLVRHKLDKLDLIAVLKTKE; translated from the coding sequence ATGACCGCCCTCGACCGCAAGCTGTGGCGTGACCTGTGGCAACTGCGCGCACAGATGTTCGCCATCATGCTGGTGATGGCCTGCGGTGTCGCCACCTACATCATGTTCAGCAGCACGCTGGACTCGCTGCAGGAGAGCCGCAACGACTACTACCTCGACTACCGTTTCGCCGACGCCTTCGTCAACCTGAAGCGCGCCCCGCAGGCGGTGGGCGAGCGGCTGGCGGAGATCCCCGGCGTCAAGATCGCGGATACGCGCGTCACCGCCTGGGGCTCGGTCGACCTGCCCGACTTCCCCGAAACCATTACCGCCCTGCTCACCTCGCTGCCGGACGACGGGCCGGCGCTGCTCAACGACCTGTACCTGCGCGAGGGCCGCAGCATCGAGCCGGGCAATGACGACGAGGTGGTCATCGACCACTCCTTCGCCACCGCCCACGGCCTGCACCCCGGCGACGAACTGCCGGTGATCATCAAGGGCAAGCGCCGCGTGCTCACCATCGTCGGCACCGCCATGTCGCCGGAACACATCTACCAGCTGCGCCCCGGCGCCTTCTTCCCCGACGAGCTGCGCTACGCGGTGATGTGGATGGCGCGCACCCCGCTGGGCTACGCCTACGAAATGAAGGGCGCCTTCAACAACGTCGCCTTCCGCCTCGACGGCAGCCGCAGCGTGGAAGAGGTGATCGATCACGTCGACGACGTGCTGGCGCCCTACGGCGGCCTCGGCGCCTACGCCCGTGCCGATCAGCTGTCGCACAAGTTCCTTAGCGAGGAATTCAAGCAGCTCGACACCATCACCAATATCTTTCCGGTTATCTTCCTCGGCGTCGCTGCCTTCCTGCTCAACATCGTGGTCAACCGCCTGGTCACCACCCAGCGCGAGCAGGTGGCGGTGCTCAAGGCCTTCGGCTACAGCAACGCCGCCATCGCCCTGCACTACATCAAGCTGGTGCTGGTGGTGGTCGCCGTCGCGGTGCTCGTCGGCGTCGTGGCCGGCGTCTGGCTGGGGCGCGGCCTGAGCAGCATCTATCTCGGCTTCTACCGCCTGCCCTACCTGATGTTCGTGCTGCGGCCGGTACTGGTGACAAACGCCACCCTGTTCACTGCCGCCGCCGCCAGCCTCGGCACCCTGCTCGCCGTGCGCGCCGCGGCACGGCTGCGCCCGGCCCAGGCCATGAGCCCGGAGCCACCGGCGCGCTACCGCGAAACCCTGTTCGAGCGCATCGGCTTCAAGCACGCCCTGGCGCAACCCACGCGCATGATCTTCCGCCACATCGGCCACCGCCCGTTCAAGTCGGCGCTCACCGTGCTCGGCATCGCCCTCGCCGGCGCCATCACCACCACCGGGCTGTTCCAGGGCGACACCGTCGGCTACATGATGGACATCCAGTACAACGTCGCCTCGCGCGAAGACATGTCGCTCAGTTTCACCGAACCCAGCTCGGATCGCGCCCTCTACGAACTGGCCAGCCTGCCCGGCGTCGAGCACGGCGAGATCTTCCGCAACGTGCCGGTGCTGCTGCGCCACGAGCACCGCAGCCACCGCACCTCGATCCGCGGCGTCGAATCCGGCAATCAGGTGAAACGCCTGCTCGATGTCGAACTGCGCCCCATTCCGATCCCGGCCGACGGCGTGCTGCTCACCGACTATCTCGGCCAGATGCTCGGCGTGCAGAGGGGCGATACGCTGACGGTGGAGGTGCTCGAAGGCAACCGGCGCAGCTATCAGGTTCAGGTGGCCGGGCTGGTGAAGGAATATCTCGGCACCTTCGCCTACATGGACATCACCGCCCTAAACCAGCTCTTGCAGGAAGGCCGCGCCATCTCCGGCGTTTGGCTCGCCGTGGATGCGGAGGCCTATGCCGATCTGCACAGCCGCTTCAAGGGCACGCCGCGGGTGGCCAGCGTGGTCGAACGCACCCAGGACATGGAAAACTTCACCCGCATCATGGAAGAGACCATGCTGTACATCGCCTTCATCTCCACGGTGTTCTCCTGCATCATCGCCGTGGGCGTGGTCTACAACAGCGCGCGCATCATCCTCACCGAGCGCAGCCGTGAGCTGGCCAGCCTGCGCGTGCTCGGCTTCACGCGCGGCGAGATCTCCTACATCCTGCTCGGCGAACTGGCCCTGCTCACCGTCACCGCCCTGCCCCTCGGCCTGTGGCTCGGCTATGCGCTGTGCGGTTATATTGCCAGTACACTGCAGAACGAGCTGTACCGCGTGCCGCTGATAATCGACACGGAGACCTACGCCTTCTCCGCCGCCGTGGTGGTGGCGGCCACCGCCATCTCGGCCCTGCTGGTGCGGCACAAACTGGATAAACTGGATCTGATAGCGGTCCTCAAGACCAAGGAATGA
- a CDS encoding efflux RND transporter periplasmic adaptor subunit, whose protein sequence is MHWRRNTILGLIGLGIVILIGLGFRQPPRAVDLATVHTGPLQVTVQEVGKTRVIDRYVISAPVAGYTPRITQRVGDSVAHGETIVQLEPVRPAALDARSHAAAQARVAAAQAALQAASEQARAAAADATQAEAEYQRLQELSKQNLISPNDVERARARAASALATERSSRFAVEVSRHELETARTALQYAGGETVSGTRVAITTPVDGRVLKLYQQSEGVVAAGQPLLEVGDPQRLEIAIEALSSNAVRIQPGMRVLFERWGGTPLEGRVRLIEPVGFTKISALGVEEQRVLVIADIAAPPQQWQTLGDGYRVDARFILWESDAALQVPASALFRRNDGWAVFVADDGRARLREVTPGQRSGLAAQILDGLKEGERVIIHPDETVGDGVRIAER, encoded by the coding sequence ATGCACTGGCGCAGAAACACCATCCTCGGCCTCATCGGTCTCGGCATCGTCATTCTGATCGGCCTGGGCTTCCGTCAACCGCCGCGCGCGGTGGACCTCGCCACGGTACACACCGGCCCCTTGCAGGTCACGGTGCAGGAAGTCGGCAAGACCCGCGTCATCGATCGCTACGTCATCTCCGCGCCGGTGGCCGGCTACACGCCGCGCATCACCCAGCGCGTCGGTGACAGCGTGGCGCACGGCGAAACCATCGTGCAGCTGGAACCGGTGCGTCCCGCCGCGCTCGACGCGCGCAGCCATGCCGCGGCCCAGGCCCGCGTCGCCGCCGCCCAGGCCGCCTTGCAGGCCGCGAGCGAACAGGCCCGCGCCGCCGCCGCCGACGCAACGCAGGCCGAAGCCGAATACCAGCGCCTGCAGGAGCTGAGCAAACAGAATCTCATCTCACCCAACGACGTGGAACGCGCCCGCGCCCGCGCCGCGTCCGCCCTGGCAACGGAGCGCTCCAGCCGCTTCGCGGTGGAAGTCAGCCGCCACGAACTGGAAACCGCGCGCACCGCCCTGCAATACGCCGGCGGCGAAACCGTCAGCGGCACCCGCGTCGCCATCACCACCCCGGTCGACGGCCGCGTGCTCAAGCTATACCAGCAGAGCGAAGGCGTGGTCGCCGCCGGCCAGCCGCTGCTGGAAGTCGGCGACCCGCAACGCCTGGAAATCGCCATCGAGGCCCTGTCCTCCAACGCCGTGCGCATCCAGCCCGGCATGCGCGTCCTGTTCGAGCGCTGGGGCGGCACGCCGCTGGAAGGCCGGGTACGCCTCATCGAACCCGTCGGCTTCACCAAGATCTCCGCCCTCGGCGTCGAGGAACAACGCGTCCTCGTCATCGCCGACATCGCCGCCCCGCCGCAGCAATGGCAAACCCTCGGCGACGGCTACCGCGTCGACGCCCGCTTCATCCTGTGGGAAAGCGATGCCGCGCTGCAGGTCCCCGCCAGCGCCCTGTTCCGCCGCAACGACGGCTGGGCCGTATTCGTCGCCGACGATGGCCGCGCCCGTCTACGCGAGGTGACACCGGGTCAGCGCAGCGGGTTGGCGGCGCAGATATTGGACGGGCTGAAAGAAGGCGAGCGCGTGATCATCCATCCCGATGAGACGGTGGGGGATGGGGTGAGGATTGCGGAGCGGTGA
- a CDS encoding type II toxin-antitoxin system RelE/ParE family toxin encodes MMEIRKTDVYAKWLDGLRDIRARARILARVERLAEGNAGDAEPIGEGVSELRINYGPGYRVYYKQQGRELVILLAGGDKGSQSRDIKTALRLARNL; translated from the coding sequence ATGATGGAGATTCGCAAAACGGATGTCTATGCCAAGTGGCTCGATGGCCTGCGGGACATTCGGGCTCGTGCCCGTATTCTCGCGAGAGTTGAACGCTTGGCTGAAGGAAATGCAGGAGACGCCGAACCCATCGGAGAAGGAGTCTCTGAGTTGCGAATCAACTATGGCCCCGGCTACCGGGTCTACTACAAACAGCAAGGAAGAGAGCTGGTGATCTTGTTGGCTGGCGGTGATAAGGGCAGTCAATCAAGAGACATCAAGACGGCTCTACGGCTTGCTCGTAATCTGTAG
- a CDS encoding addiction module antidote protein, producing the protein MKKTATSRYDVAEHLRTPEEMAAYLEACLEEADGDAAFIAKALGDIARAKGMSQVARDAGVSRESLYKALSGERAPSFDTILKVVGALGLRFHAEAAHIQDHAQQGAPTDARPSRG; encoded by the coding sequence GTGAAAAAGACAGCAACTTCCCGCTACGACGTTGCCGAGCATCTGCGCACTCCCGAAGAAATGGCTGCTTATCTGGAAGCATGCTTAGAAGAGGCGGATGGTGATGCTGCGTTTATAGCAAAGGCCCTCGGAGACATTGCGCGCGCTAAAGGCATGTCTCAAGTGGCACGCGATGCAGGTGTGTCACGTGAAAGCCTGTACAAGGCGCTCTCCGGCGAAAGAGCCCCAAGCTTCGACACCATTCTGAAAGTCGTTGGCGCACTCGGTCTGAGGTTTCATGCCGAAGCAGCACATATCCAAGACCATGCCCAACAAGGCGCTCCAACCGACGCTCGTCCATCGCGCGGTTGA
- the phoU gene encoding phosphate signaling complex protein PhoU, producing MDKMSLGQHISQQFNVELEDIRTRVLSMGGLVEQQLADALTAVMDENVELAELVIKGDLKVNAMEVTIDEECSRILARRQPAAGDLRLIVAVIKTITDLERCGDQAERVASIAMRLTGGRENRNHYEDLVHLGNHVRQLLHDALDAFARMDPEAAVQVARDDINVDKEYDALTRQLITYMMEDPRTITRSLDVLWAARALERIGDHARNICEYVIYLVRGKDVRHVSLEEMEEEARKR from the coding sequence ATGGACAAGATGAGCCTAGGTCAACACATCTCCCAGCAGTTCAACGTCGAGCTGGAAGACATCCGCACCCGCGTGCTGAGCATGGGTGGCCTGGTCGAGCAGCAGCTCGCCGACGCCCTCACCGCGGTGATGGATGAAAACGTCGAGCTGGCGGAACTGGTGATCAAGGGCGATCTCAAGGTCAACGCCATGGAGGTCACCATCGATGAGGAATGCTCACGCATCTTGGCTCGCCGCCAGCCCGCCGCCGGCGACCTGCGCCTGATCGTTGCGGTCATCAAGACCATCACCGATCTGGAACGCTGCGGCGACCAGGCCGAGCGTGTTGCCAGCATCGCCATGCGCCTCACCGGCGGACGTGAGAACCGCAACCACTACGAAGACCTGGTCCACCTCGGCAACCACGTGCGTCAGCTGTTGCACGACGCCCTCGATGCTTTCGCCCGCATGGACCCAGAGGCCGCCGTGCAGGTCGCGCGCGACGACATCAATGTCGACAAGGAGTACGACGCCCTGACGCGCCAGCTCATCACCTACATGATGGAAGACCCGCGCACCATCACCCGCTCGCTGGACGTGCTGTGGGCCGCCCGCGCCCTGGAGCGCATCGGCGACCACGCGCGCAACATTTGCGAATACGTGATCTACCTGGTGCGCGGCAAGGACGTGCGCCATGTGTCGCTGGAAGAGATGGAGGAGGAGGCGCGGAAGCGCTGA
- the pstB gene encoding phosphate ABC transporter ATP-binding protein PstB → MTSSNTPTSRTHAVGAHLFEGEERQKLSLADETVCLDVRNLNLYYGSDLALKNISLQIPAQRVTAFIGPSGCGKSTLLRCFNRMNDLIDICRIEGEIMLDGEDIYRRGIDVAELRRKVGMVFQKPNPFPKSIYENVAYGLRLQGVNNRRILDEAVEKALMGAALWNEVKDRLDDNAMGLSGGQQQRLVIARAIAIEPEVLLLDEPASALDPISTLKIEELINELKSQYTIVIVTHNMQQAARVSDYTAFMYMGDLIEYNDTDTIFTNPSRKQTEDYITGRYG, encoded by the coding sequence ATGACCAGCAGCAATACACCCACGTCCCGCACCCACGCCGTCGGCGCCCACCTGTTCGAGGGCGAGGAGCGGCAGAAGCTGTCGCTCGCCGACGAAACCGTCTGCCTGGACGTGCGCAACCTGAATCTGTACTACGGCAGCGATCTGGCGCTGAAAAATATCAGCCTGCAGATCCCCGCGCAGCGCGTCACCGCCTTCATCGGCCCCAGCGGCTGCGGCAAATCCACCCTGCTGCGCTGCTTCAACCGCATGAACGACCTCATCGACATCTGTCGCATCGAGGGCGAGATCATGCTCGATGGCGAGGACATCTACCGCCGCGGCATCGACGTCGCCGAGCTGCGCCGCAAGGTCGGCATGGTGTTTCAGAAGCCCAATCCGTTCCCCAAGTCGATCTACGAGAACGTCGCCTACGGCCTGCGCCTGCAAGGCGTCAACAACCGCCGCATCCTCGACGAGGCGGTGGAAAAGGCGCTGATGGGCGCAGCGCTGTGGAACGAGGTCAAGGATCGCCTCGACGACAATGCCATGGGCCTGTCCGGCGGTCAGCAGCAGCGCCTGGTCATCGCCCGCGCCATCGCCATCGAGCCGGAGGTGCTGCTGCTGGACGAACCGGCCTCGGCGCTGGATCCGATCTCCACCCTGAAGATCGAGGAACTGATCAACGAACTGAAGTCGCAGTACACCATCGTCATCGTCACCCACAACATGCAGCAGGCGGCGCGCGTCTCCGACTACACCGCCTTCATGTACATGGGCGACCTGATCGAATACAACGACACCGACACCATTTTCACCAACCCGTCGAGGAAGCAGACCGAGGACTACATCACCGGCCGCTACGGTTGA